The genomic region ACAGGAGCACGGCGACGCAGACGATGGAGGTGATCAGTACCAGCAGGTTGGCGGTGTCGTCCTGACCTGCCTGCACGGCTTCGTAGATGGCGATGGACAGTGTCTGTGTCTTGCCGGGGATGCTGCCAGCCACCATGAGGGTGGCGCCGAACTCGCCCAGGGCACGGGCAAAGGCCAGCAGCAGGCCGGCCATGATGCCGCGCCAGGCCAGGGGCAGCGTGATCCGGAAGAAGACAGCGGCTTCCTTCATGCCCAGGATGCGGGCGGCCTGCTCCAGCTGGCCGTCGACGGCCTCGAAGGCAGCGCGCGCAGGCTTGAACACCAGCGGGAAGGCCACCACCGAGGCAGCGATGACGGCGCCCTGCCAGGTGAAGATCAGGTTGATGCCGAAGGTGTCGTGCAGCCATCCGCCCAGCCAGCCGCGCCGGCCGATGAGCACCAGCAGGTAGTAGCCGAGCACGGTGGGCGGCAGCACCATGGGCAGCGTGAGTACCGTGTCCAGGAACTCACGCCCCGGAAAGCGCCGCCGAGCCAGCAGCCAG from Lautropia mirabilis harbors:
- the modB gene encoding molybdate ABC transporter permease subunit, coding for MESVWPALLLSLKVAGLATAIDLVLGVAVGWLLARRRFPGREFLDTVLTLPMVLPPTVLGYYLLVLIGRRGWLGGWLHDTFGINLIFTWQGAVIAASVVAFPLVFKPARAAFEAVDGQLEQAARILGMKEAAVFFRITLPLAWRGIMAGLLLAFARALGEFGATLMVAGSIPGKTQTLSIAIYEAVQAGQDDTANLLVLITSIVCVAVLLSAGKLAPGRIAHR